A genomic window from Salvelinus namaycush isolate Seneca chromosome 21, SaNama_1.0, whole genome shotgun sequence includes:
- the LOC120066691 gene encoding uncharacterized protein LOC120066691: MFTSAMNETHTFTPSVLICEKLLPLSLMFYFVSFLLMIVYAWESKHAVEGWRERPREEESQCRQRVGVVPVYACVWFIPLVMYFVYVMTLVLVPPSHMTANNGEASTYCNSCILFLHIWRDNCSDIEHIHDIFIQCFLFVSVIPVLVCCTVVYYKVGSWYRRYEEEGLFPVEGDGRSRKRLRGMFSTARYMMVVIIFCWTPALVLVVLSVIPDIPQVNLFPLYVIQAVMLSLQGCLNSVVYAWRRPNFRDAVLGERMPLLSQDVPLPFFDESLRGLLGPLTSNS, translated from the exons TTAATCTGTGAAAAACTACTGCCTCTGTCACTG ATGTTTTACTTTGTGTCATTCCTCCTGATGATAGTGTATGCCTGGGAGTCAAAGCATGCAgtcgagggatggagggagagaccaagagaggaagag tcccaGTGTAGACAAAGGGTGGGGGTTGTGCCTGTATATGCTTGTGTGTG GTTTATACCGTTGGTGATGTACTTTGTGTACGTGATGACTTTAGTCCTGGTACCACCCAGCCACATGACGGCAAACAACGGTGAAGCTAGCACATACTgcaacag CTGTATCCTCTTCCTGCATATCTGGAGGGACAACTGCTCAGATATA GAACATATCCATGATATCTTCATACAATGCTTCCTCTTCGTCAGTGTGATACCAGTTTTGGTGTGCTGCACA GTGGTTTACTACAAGGTGGGCAGCTGGTATCGCAGGTATGAGGAGGAGGGACTATTTCCTGTGGAGGGAGATGGACGTTCCAGGAAACGGCTGAGGGGTATGTTCTCCACTGCTCGCTACATGATGGTGGTCATCATCTTCTGCTGGACCCCAG CTCTTGTTCTGGTTGTCCTGTCTGTGATACCAGACATACCTCAAGTAAATCTCTTCCCCCTGTATGTTATACAG GCGGTGATGTTGTCTCTGCAGGGCTGTCTGAACAGCGTGGTCTATGCCTGGAGACGACCAAACTTCAGAGACGCTGTGCTCGGAGAGAGGATGCCCCTGCTCAGCCAAGACGTCCCTCTGCCCTTCTTTGACGAATCACTGAGGGGGCTGCTTGGACCCTTAACCTCTAACTCCTGA